In the genome of Kitasatospora cathayae, one region contains:
- the pknB gene encoding Stk1 family PASTA domain-containing Ser/Thr kinase, translating to MEEPRRLGGRYELGGVLGRGGMAEVYLGHDTRLGRSVAVKTLRADMARDPSFQARFRREAQSAASLNHPAIVAVYDTGEDYIDGISIPYIVMEYVEGSTLRELLHSGRRLLPERALEMTIGILQALEYSHRAGIVHRDIKPANVMLTRQGNVKVMDFGIARAMGDAGMTMTQTSAVIGTAQYLSPEQAKGEQVDARSDLYSTGCLLYELLTVRPPFVGDSPVAVAYQHVREEPQPPSVFDPEVRPEVDAIVLKALAKERDYRYQSADEMRDDIERFLDGLPVAAAQQAAAYGMGAAGYGYDQNGYPQQHDPYGQTNVLPQQPGGPTTLLPQAGAQPGGYDDGYGQTYAGAQGGGHDGYDDGYGQGGGRRGEDRPKKGNTSWIVLAVAAVLVLVGTFFVAQAMFSDKGSTGGAKVTAPNLVGRSLADAKTAATAAGPKLVVTEGDKIACPDANVKKDQVCTQTPAGGTQVAEDARITVQLSSGPAKLQMPALTGKTKDQAMQLLTSLGFSNIAAADYKDDDTAPQDTVLAQDPAAGATADPSAPVKLTVSQGKTKQTVPSVVGMQKDDAQNQLQQLGFQVDTSKTTPTNDPTKVNTVASQSVAPNTKVPTSTKISLTIYKAPDKSVVPPLQNSKLSDAIAALSKAGLGYTVVSGPQDQNATVVQSIPGAGTPLDPNTQVQLVTRPADPAKGGDTTTTPPGKGNP from the coding sequence ATGGAAGAGCCTCGTCGCCTCGGCGGCAGGTACGAGCTCGGCGGCGTCCTCGGACGCGGCGGCATGGCCGAGGTGTACCTCGGCCATGACACCCGGCTCGGCCGTTCCGTCGCAGTGAAGACGCTCCGGGCCGACATGGCCCGGGATCCGTCGTTCCAGGCCCGCTTCCGCCGCGAGGCACAGTCCGCGGCGTCGCTGAACCACCCCGCGATCGTCGCCGTGTACGACACCGGCGAGGACTACATCGACGGGATCTCCATCCCGTACATCGTGATGGAGTACGTCGAGGGCTCGACGCTGCGCGAGCTGCTGCACTCCGGCCGCCGACTGCTGCCCGAGCGCGCGCTGGAGATGACCATCGGCATCCTCCAGGCCCTGGAGTACTCGCACCGGGCCGGCATCGTGCACCGCGACATCAAGCCGGCCAACGTGATGCTGACCCGGCAGGGCAACGTCAAGGTGATGGACTTCGGCATCGCCCGCGCGATGGGCGACGCCGGCATGACCATGACCCAGACCTCGGCCGTGATCGGCACCGCCCAGTACCTCTCCCCCGAGCAGGCCAAGGGCGAGCAGGTCGACGCCCGCTCCGACCTCTACTCCACCGGCTGCCTGCTCTACGAGCTGCTGACCGTCCGCCCGCCGTTCGTCGGCGACTCCCCGGTCGCGGTGGCCTACCAGCACGTCCGGGAGGAGCCGCAGCCGCCGTCGGTCTTCGACCCCGAGGTGCGCCCCGAGGTCGACGCGATCGTGCTGAAGGCGCTCGCCAAGGAACGCGACTACCGCTACCAGAGCGCCGACGAGATGCGCGACGACATCGAGCGCTTCCTCGACGGCCTCCCGGTCGCCGCCGCCCAGCAGGCCGCCGCCTACGGGATGGGCGCGGCCGGGTACGGCTACGACCAGAACGGCTACCCGCAGCAGCACGACCCGTACGGCCAGACCAACGTGCTGCCGCAGCAGCCCGGCGGCCCGACCACCCTGCTGCCGCAGGCCGGTGCCCAGCCCGGCGGCTACGACGACGGCTACGGCCAGACCTACGCCGGCGCCCAGGGCGGCGGCCACGACGGCTACGACGACGGCTACGGCCAGGGCGGCGGCCGGCGCGGCGAGGACCGGCCGAAGAAGGGCAACACCTCCTGGATCGTGCTGGCGGTGGCCGCCGTGCTGGTCCTGGTCGGCACCTTCTTCGTGGCCCAGGCGATGTTCAGCGACAAGGGCAGCACGGGCGGCGCCAAGGTGACGGCGCCGAACCTGGTCGGCAGGAGCCTGGCGGACGCGAAGACCGCGGCGACCGCGGCCGGCCCCAAGCTCGTGGTCACCGAGGGCGACAAGATCGCCTGCCCGGACGCCAACGTCAAGAAGGACCAGGTCTGCACCCAGACCCCGGCGGGCGGCACCCAGGTCGCCGAGGACGCCCGCATCACCGTGCAGCTCTCCTCCGGTCCGGCCAAGCTGCAGATGCCGGCGCTGACCGGCAAGACCAAGGACCAGGCGATGCAGCTGCTGACGTCCCTGGGCTTCAGCAACATCGCCGCCGCCGACTACAAGGACGACGACACCGCCCCGCAGGACACCGTCCTCGCCCAGGACCCGGCGGCCGGCGCGACCGCCGACCCGAGCGCCCCGGTCAAGCTGACGGTCTCGCAGGGCAAGACCAAGCAGACCGTCCCCAGCGTGGTGGGCATGCAGAAGGACGACGCGCAGAACCAGCTGCAGCAGCTGGGCTTCCAGGTCGACACCTCGAAGACCACCCCGACCAACGACCCCACCAAGGTCAACACCGTCGCCTCGCAGTCGGTCGCGCCCAACACCAAGGTCCCGACCAGTACGAAGATCTCCCTGACGATCTACAAGGCGCCGGACAAGTCCGTCGTCCCGCCGCTGCAGAACTCCAAGCTGTCGGACGCCATCGCCGCGCTGTCCAAGGCCGGCCTGGGCTACACCGTGGTCAGCGGCCCGCAGGACCAGAACGCGACCGTCGTGCAGAGCATCCCGGGCGCCGGCACCCCGCTGGACCCGAACACCCAGGTGCAGCTGGTCACCCGTCCGGCCGATCCGGCCAAAGGGGGCGACACCACCACCACGCCCCCCGGCAAAGGGAACCCCTAA